A single window of Leptospira yasudae DNA harbors:
- a CDS encoding RelA/SpoT family protein has protein sequence MGFVKAPATKDMLLEGVRETLGDHAYESVQKAYDVSERAHQGQFRLSGEPYIVHPLQVGFILFELGLDEKVICAGLLHDVIEDTEYSRDDMIRDFGEDITDLVEGVTKISKIKSQSKETEAAENIRKIIVATIKDIRVILIKLADKTHNMRTLSFQPPEKQRRIAQETLSLYAPIAGRLGIYKIKSELEDLAFQILNPEEYQEVKKNINSKKSEREGFIETLKIILLQRLSEIQIEADVDGRAKHFYSIYRKMKLKEKTFNEIFDLRAIRIIANEVKDCYGVLGIVHTLWNPVPGRFKDYIATPKTNMYQSLHTTVIGPDGKPLEVQIRTREMNDIAEYGIAAHWMYKESKPSSSGKSVKVKWLELLSSWQDSALDPKEFVEELKYDLHEDEVFVFTPKGEILQLPKGATILDFAFRIHTDVGLKAKGGRINGRMLPLRTEIRSGDQIEIITDKRTKPSPIWLRIVRTPSARQKLRAYFRRLREETKKDLQQEAEFAAEITLNAEVLEELKKKPSAKPAKQIDLGAGKVIVAGLRGIPVRLSGCCSPLPGDEIIGFVTRGRGVSIHKKGCATAKQQEQEESMRVITVEWDYGQSESIPVLIEVKSRDRQGIFMEIVKSISNTQTNIRESKATTDQRGNLVASFEVDVEHLDQLKEILSNLKQIPDVYQAHRIKN, from the coding sequence ATGGGATTTGTGAAAGCTCCTGCAACCAAAGACATGCTTCTCGAAGGGGTTCGCGAAACTCTCGGAGATCACGCTTACGAATCGGTTCAAAAGGCGTATGACGTGTCCGAGCGTGCGCACCAAGGACAGTTTCGTCTTTCCGGCGAACCGTATATCGTTCACCCTCTTCAAGTCGGTTTTATCCTATTCGAACTCGGTTTGGACGAGAAGGTAATCTGCGCCGGACTTCTTCACGACGTAATTGAAGACACGGAATATTCCCGAGACGATATGATCCGCGATTTCGGGGAAGACATCACCGATCTCGTCGAAGGCGTAACTAAAATCTCCAAAATCAAAAGTCAATCCAAGGAAACCGAGGCGGCGGAGAATATCAGAAAGATCATCGTCGCGACGATCAAGGATATCCGCGTCATTCTTATCAAGCTGGCGGATAAGACGCACAACATGCGGACTCTTTCCTTTCAACCTCCGGAAAAACAAAGAAGAATCGCTCAGGAAACCCTTTCCTTATACGCGCCGATCGCGGGTAGATTAGGAATTTATAAAATAAAATCGGAACTGGAAGACCTTGCGTTTCAGATTCTCAATCCTGAAGAATATCAGGAAGTAAAGAAGAACATCAACTCCAAGAAATCGGAGCGCGAAGGGTTTATCGAAACCCTCAAGATCATTCTTCTCCAAAGACTTTCCGAAATTCAGATCGAAGCCGACGTGGACGGTCGAGCCAAACACTTCTATTCGATCTACCGCAAGATGAAGCTGAAGGAAAAAACCTTCAACGAAATCTTCGACTTAAGGGCGATCCGAATCATAGCGAACGAAGTCAAGGACTGTTACGGTGTATTAGGAATCGTGCATACACTTTGGAATCCCGTGCCCGGGCGTTTTAAGGATTACATCGCGACTCCGAAGACGAATATGTATCAATCCCTTCACACTACAGTGATCGGACCGGACGGGAAACCGCTCGAAGTTCAGATCCGCACGCGGGAGATGAACGATATCGCCGAATACGGAATCGCCGCGCACTGGATGTATAAGGAGAGCAAACCTTCCTCTTCGGGCAAAAGCGTAAAAGTGAAGTGGCTCGAACTTCTCAGCTCTTGGCAGGATTCCGCGCTGGATCCGAAAGAATTCGTGGAAGAACTCAAATACGATCTGCACGAGGACGAGGTATTCGTCTTCACACCGAAAGGCGAGATTCTTCAGTTACCGAAAGGTGCGACCATTCTCGACTTTGCGTTTCGAATTCATACCGATGTCGGTTTAAAAGCGAAGGGCGGAAGAATCAACGGAAGAATGCTTCCGCTCCGAACGGAAATCCGTTCCGGAGATCAGATCGAAATCATCACCGATAAAAGAACGAAACCTTCTCCCATTTGGCTTCGGATCGTAAGAACTCCGTCCGCAAGACAAAAACTCCGGGCTTATTTCCGAAGACTCAGAGAAGAGACCAAAAAAGATCTGCAACAAGAAGCGGAGTTTGCCGCCGAGATTACTCTGAATGCCGAGGTTCTTGAAGAACTCAAAAAGAAACCTTCCGCAAAACCGGCTAAACAAATCGATCTCGGTGCGGGCAAAGTCATCGTCGCGGGTCTTCGAGGAATTCCGGTTCGTCTTTCCGGTTGTTGTTCTCCTTTGCCTGGAGACGAGATCATCGGATTTGTAACGCGCGGAAGAGGCGTGAGTATTCATAAAAAAGGCTGCGCAACCGCCAAACAGCAGGAACAGGAAGAATCCATGCGCGTCATCACGGTCGAATGGGATTACGGTCAAAGTGAATCCATTCCCGTGTTGATCGAAGTGAAGTCGAGGGATAGACAGGGAATCTTTATGGAAATCGTAAAGTCGATTTCCAATACGCAGACCAATATCCGAGAATCCAAGGCGACCACCGATCAAAGAGGAAACTTGGTCGCAAGTTTCGAAGTGGACGTGGAACACTTGGATCAACTCAAGGAGATTCTGAGCAATCTCAAACAAATACCGGACGTATATCAAGCCCATAGGATTAAGAATTAA
- a CDS encoding STAS domain-containing protein, giving the protein MEITRRESGNIVILDINGEIDLYNAPEIKDVIAKLIEEQKYYTIINLEKVSYIDSSGIGALISSLSNLKKYQGGLKIINVSGSVRKVFELTKLTSFFEIFDNEAEAVSAFK; this is encoded by the coding sequence ATGGAAATAACCAGAAGAGAAAGCGGGAACATTGTGATTCTGGACATAAACGGAGAGATCGATCTCTACAATGCCCCAGAGATTAAAGATGTAATCGCTAAACTCATCGAGGAACAAAAATATTATACCATTATCAATCTGGAAAAAGTTTCCTACATTGACTCGTCTGGTATTGGTGCATTGATTTCCAGCCTTTCCAACCTGAAGAAATATCAGGGTGGACTTAAAATTATCAACGTCTCCGGATCCGTTAGAAAAGTTTTCGAGCTCACCAAGCTGACTTCTTTCTTTGAGATTTTTGATAATGAGGCAGAAGCAGTCTCTGCCTTTAAGTAA
- a CDS encoding Fur family transcriptional regulator has translation MNREKQEAILNKTEPAVRMEMQTFSEYLQKEGLKITNQRMLVAERIFSLHNHFTAEGLLEEFKDQRDQISKATIYRILSIMVSAGLLQEHNFGKDYKYYEHIIGHKHHDHIICTVCGKIVEFVDERIEQLQEQAAKDNGFKITGHSLNIYGTCNEHSSGR, from the coding sequence ATGAATCGAGAAAAACAAGAAGCCATTCTAAACAAAACGGAACCCGCGGTCCGCATGGAAATGCAGACCTTTTCGGAATATCTCCAGAAAGAGGGATTGAAAATCACCAACCAGAGAATGCTGGTCGCGGAAAGAATTTTCTCTCTTCACAATCACTTCACAGCGGAAGGACTTTTGGAGGAATTCAAGGACCAGAGAGATCAGATTTCTAAAGCGACCATCTATAGAATTCTCTCCATCATGGTTTCGGCGGGACTTCTGCAAGAACACAACTTCGGAAAAGATTACAAGTATTACGAGCATATCATCGGGCATAAACATCACGATCATATCATCTGCACGGTTTGCGGAAAAATCGTGGAGTTCGTGGACGAAAGAATCGAACAGCTTCAAGAGCAAGCCGCAAAGGACAACGGTTTTAAGATAACGGGCCACAGCTTGAACATCTACGGAACCTGCAACGAGCATTCTTCCGGTAGATGA
- the lsa26 gene encoding surface adhesion protein Lsa26, whose product MFKNLRRITVLFFSIASIFFSSSVFAAGTYSEGWAVVKLIQFESRGLIFDSYEGLLEFTTYDKSEKCEAAKDECFAPLKEKVEFSVRPENGEVVNFLSNNLNQEILVQYRIHRFEPVALSTDFEVVAAQRQVAVIPKEAVDKMIGDKSGSKRNFSVTGRILQLDYQGTAIGTYEGLYLDEVRGKVHPFSVTNEEIAKFAWNTMKYGTKYYIGISVAFATGWRKSDYDVFEINYKAPAGGVYTETKK is encoded by the coding sequence ATGTTTAAAAATTTAAGAAGAATCACCGTTTTATTTTTCTCTATCGCATCCATATTCTTTTCTTCTTCCGTATTTGCGGCAGGGACTTATTCGGAAGGTTGGGCCGTTGTAAAGCTCATTCAATTTGAGAGCCGCGGATTGATTTTCGATTCTTACGAAGGGCTTCTGGAATTTACGACCTATGATAAATCCGAAAAATGCGAAGCGGCAAAAGACGAATGCTTTGCTCCTTTGAAAGAAAAAGTAGAATTCTCCGTTCGCCCCGAAAACGGTGAAGTCGTTAACTTTTTGAGTAACAACTTAAATCAGGAAATTTTGGTTCAATATCGGATTCATAGATTTGAACCGGTCGCTCTGTCTACCGATTTTGAAGTGGTCGCCGCGCAGAGGCAAGTCGCTGTTATTCCGAAAGAAGCGGTCGATAAGATGATCGGAGATAAATCCGGATCAAAAAGAAATTTCTCAGTTACGGGGAGAATTCTTCAGCTGGATTATCAAGGAACCGCAATCGGAACGTATGAAGGTCTGTATTTAGACGAGGTTCGCGGTAAGGTTCATCCTTTTTCAGTTACCAACGAAGAAATTGCTAAATTTGCTTGGAATACGATGAAATACGGAACGAAGTATTATATCGGAATTTCTGTAGCGTTTGCAACCGGCTGGAGAAAGTCGGATTACGACGTTTTCGAAATCAATTATAAAGCCCCTGCCGGCGGAGTTTATACGGAAACGAAAAAGTAA
- a CDS encoding M23 family metallopeptidase has translation MKRFSARSIPTLLLFVLIFPWSGLWTEDRPELQLFPELQGKLRFPMEIQTPISGSFAEYRTHHLHMGADFKTFHLNGLPAIAPFDGVVESVSESPNGYGLNLMVRSPSGLRAKFAHLFSLEGAKRELEHLRQALHLLSDGIFSIKFLDHKYSIKQGQAIARIGESGTGVPHLHFELHGNGDTFNPLAYLKMNDRDGTPPELLVLYIDSSDGQKFRLPLVKKEEGIYELNEPTPLKIGGEVRIKLGAFDRMNSRNKNNLYFAKLLSEGRILYERKFEKMSYAEARDHQSIYDSNRSSLNPPVYVYNLFPTLKSSFDLKEYPEGQEVQFEIIAGDKEENQSSLKIKIFNSGFKGHPEKAAATEYSSPDGRFSLKTPKGNTFGKGNILFEKAGVPSEKGLPEGLTLKSELIEIESTGISWSGEAKFLWKGKRLTKSENLYLFEEATKRWVILKTSSEGGGIQAILNKIGIVGVLEDRSKPKIDHPYLISRHRFTPEVRPQSFIERMYSVSDIGSGYAGGAEILLDGETFPYEFEADRKMILVKIPKSFSKFKRKLLLQARIKDRAGNLSDWLTDLIDLEKSSSGDNG, from the coding sequence ATGAAAAGATTCTCCGCACGTTCCATTCCTACTTTATTGTTATTCGTTTTAATATTTCCGTGGAGCGGATTGTGGACGGAAGACCGTCCGGAATTACAATTATTTCCGGAACTGCAAGGAAAACTACGTTTTCCTATGGAGATCCAGACACCTATTTCCGGTTCGTTCGCTGAATACAGAACGCATCACCTCCACATGGGAGCCGATTTTAAAACGTTTCACTTGAACGGTCTTCCGGCCATCGCCCCTTTTGATGGAGTCGTAGAATCAGTATCGGAGTCGCCGAACGGTTATGGGCTTAATCTGATGGTTCGTTCTCCGTCGGGACTTCGAGCAAAATTCGCGCACTTGTTCAGCTTAGAAGGAGCAAAAAGAGAATTAGAACACCTTAGGCAAGCATTGCATCTTCTCAGCGACGGAATCTTTTCTATAAAATTTTTAGATCACAAATATTCCATAAAACAAGGACAGGCAATCGCGAGAATTGGAGAATCAGGAACCGGCGTTCCACATTTGCATTTCGAACTTCATGGAAACGGAGATACGTTCAATCCTCTCGCTTATCTCAAGATGAATGATCGGGACGGAACTCCACCCGAATTACTCGTCCTCTACATTGATTCTTCCGACGGACAAAAATTCAGACTCCCTCTCGTAAAAAAGGAAGAAGGAATCTACGAATTAAACGAACCGACTCCTTTGAAAATCGGCGGTGAAGTCCGAATCAAGTTAGGCGCCTTTGATCGGATGAATTCTCGAAATAAAAACAATCTCTATTTCGCAAAACTTTTATCCGAAGGGAGAATTCTCTACGAACGAAAATTTGAGAAAATGAGTTACGCCGAGGCCAGAGATCATCAATCAATCTATGATTCGAATCGATCCTCTTTGAATCCACCCGTATACGTTTACAATCTTTTTCCGACATTAAAATCCAGCTTCGACCTCAAGGAATATCCCGAGGGTCAGGAAGTCCAGTTCGAGATCATTGCAGGTGATAAAGAAGAGAATCAGTCTTCTCTCAAGATTAAAATTTTCAATTCCGGATTTAAAGGACATCCGGAAAAAGCGGCTGCTACGGAATATTCTTCTCCTGACGGTCGCTTTTCTCTAAAAACTCCCAAGGGAAATACATTCGGAAAGGGCAATATTCTTTTTGAAAAGGCCGGAGTTCCGTCCGAAAAAGGATTACCGGAAGGATTAACCTTAAAAAGCGAACTGATCGAAATTGAATCCACAGGAATCAGCTGGTCAGGGGAGGCAAAATTTTTATGGAAAGGGAAACGACTAACAAAGTCCGAGAATTTATATTTATTCGAAGAAGCGACCAAGCGTTGGGTCATTTTAAAAACGTCCTCTGAAGGAGGGGGAATTCAGGCAATTCTAAATAAAATCGGTATCGTTGGAGTCTTAGAAGATCGTTCAAAGCCGAAAATCGATCACCCCTATTTAATCTCCCGTCATCGATTCACGCCGGAGGTCCGTCCACAAAGCTTCATCGAAAGAATGTATTCCGTCTCAGACATCGGTTCCGGTTATGCTGGCGGAGCGGAAATTCTTTTAGATGGAGAAACATTTCCTTATGAGTTTGAAGCGGATCGAAAAATGATTCTCGTCAAAATTCCGAAATCGTTTTCGAAGTTTAAAAGAAAGCTGCTACTTCAGGCGAGAATTAAAGATAGAGCCGGAAATCTTTCGGATTGGTTAACGGATCTTATCGATCTAGAAAAATCTTCGAGCGGTGATAATGGATGA
- the nadC gene encoding carboxylating nicotinate-nucleotide diphosphorylase, translated as MKRAYTQPISSVSYQDYQTLVTLAWEEDCPDEDITSVSLFSPDQKATASLNAREPGILCGTGVLEVLNVLSGDKIRSELFKKDSESFQKGETLLKIHGSLVQILRVERILLNFLQYLSGISTRTGEVVQKYGRNGLMILDTRKTLPGYRKLAKYAVYCGGGSNHRLNLSEMAMIKDNHLAMYSSSHEPVGKIKTRFPGRLVEVEIDSISQLDDVIGSGADVVLLDNFSLEDTKVAYSILKQKAPNIQIEFSGGITPEKLEALSEFSGAGVSMGYLTHTTRFLDLGLDIEQH; from the coding sequence ATGAAACGCGCTTATACCCAGCCGATTTCCTCGGTCAGTTATCAGGACTACCAAACTTTGGTAACACTTGCATGGGAAGAGGATTGTCCCGACGAGGATATCACTTCGGTATCCCTTTTTTCGCCCGATCAAAAAGCGACCGCAAGCCTGAACGCAAGAGAACCAGGAATTCTCTGCGGAACAGGAGTATTAGAAGTTTTGAATGTCCTTTCCGGAGACAAAATCCGGTCGGAACTTTTCAAAAAGGATTCCGAAAGTTTTCAAAAGGGAGAAACCCTTCTGAAAATCCACGGAAGTCTGGTTCAGATTCTCCGGGTGGAAAGAATTTTATTAAACTTTCTGCAATATCTTTCCGGCATTTCCACTCGAACCGGAGAAGTCGTCCAAAAATACGGACGCAACGGACTTATGATTCTCGATACGCGCAAAACTCTCCCCGGTTACCGCAAACTTGCGAAGTATGCGGTTTATTGCGGAGGCGGAAGCAATCATCGACTCAATCTTTCCGAAATGGCGATGATCAAGGACAACCATCTTGCGATGTATTCTTCTTCTCACGAACCGGTCGGAAAGATCAAAACGCGTTTTCCCGGAAGACTGGTGGAAGTGGAAATCGATTCCATTTCCCAGCTCGACGATGTGATCGGCTCGGGTGCGGACGTCGTATTATTGGATAATTTTTCCTTGGAAGATACGAAGGTCGCCTATTCGATTCTCAAACAGAAAGCCCCGAATATTCAGATCGAATTTTCAGGCGGAATTACGCCCGAAAAATTGGAAGCACTCTCGGAATTTTCCGGCGCGGGTGTTAGTATGGGATATCTAACGCACACGACTCGTTTTCTGGACCTCGGTTTGGACATCGAGCAACATTGA
- the tgt gene encoding tRNA guanosine(34) transglycosylase Tgt: MIFKTLSEDSKTRARTGILNLNGVELETPVFMPVGTRGVVKTLTMDDLEELEYSLILGNTYHLYLRPGTDVLDKFGGLKKFSTWKKALLTDSGGYQVFSLNSLFKYEQDGVRFQSHIDGSRHYFTPSSVIDIQRSIGSDIMMVLDDCAPFDSSPERLRQSLDRTHRWAEMSVEYWEKRKNSQHLFGIFQGGIDLDFRLESLQAITSLPFDGVAIGGLSVGEPRKDFIRILEGISKYTDRNRPLYLMGVGTVPDILDGVKNGVDMFDCVLPTRNARNGQVFTSLGKINLRNEKWKNSDAPMDPNCGCKVCKRYSIGYIRHLHHVGEITAFSLSTYHNLYFMKSFLAEIRKSIQAGEFLETYARWKNLYEKPEFSG; the protein is encoded by the coding sequence ATGATTTTTAAAACACTTTCCGAAGATTCAAAGACTCGAGCCAGAACCGGAATTCTCAACTTAAACGGAGTGGAACTGGAAACGCCGGTATTTATGCCGGTGGGGACCAGAGGCGTCGTCAAAACTCTCACGATGGACGACCTCGAAGAACTTGAGTATTCTTTAATATTAGGGAATACGTATCATCTCTACCTCCGACCCGGCACGGACGTTCTCGACAAGTTCGGAGGACTGAAGAAATTCTCCACTTGGAAAAAAGCATTACTCACCGACAGCGGAGGATATCAGGTCTTCAGTCTGAATTCTCTCTTTAAATACGAACAGGACGGCGTTCGTTTTCAATCGCATATCGACGGAAGCCGTCACTATTTCACGCCGAGTTCCGTCATCGACATACAACGCAGCATCGGCTCGGACATCATGATGGTCCTGGACGACTGCGCTCCTTTCGATTCCAGCCCGGAACGACTCAGGCAATCCTTGGATCGGACGCATCGATGGGCGGAAATGTCCGTGGAATATTGGGAAAAGAGGAAGAATTCTCAGCATCTTTTCGGAATCTTTCAAGGAGGCATCGATCTCGACTTCCGTTTAGAAAGTCTGCAGGCGATCACCTCACTGCCGTTTGACGGAGTTGCGATCGGCGGACTTTCGGTAGGAGAGCCGCGCAAGGATTTCATCCGAATTTTGGAAGGGATTTCAAAGTATACGGATCGAAATCGTCCTTTGTATCTGATGGGAGTGGGGACCGTACCCGATATTTTGGACGGAGTGAAGAATGGAGTCGATATGTTTGACTGCGTTCTTCCGACTCGGAACGCAAGAAACGGTCAAGTTTTCACATCGCTCGGAAAAATTAATTTGAGAAATGAGAAGTGGAAGAATTCCGACGCTCCGATGGATCCGAATTGCGGGTGTAAGGTGTGCAAGAGATACAGCATCGGGTACATTCGACACTTACATCACGTCGGAGAGATCACCGCATTCTCACTTTCGACGTATCATAATTTATATTTCATGAAAAGTTTTCTTGCGGAGATAAGAAAGTCCATTCAAGCGGGTGAATTTTTAGAAACTTATGCCAGATGGAAAAATTTGTACGAAAAGCCTGAATTTTCCGGTTGA
- the lptE gene encoding LPS assembly lipoprotein LptE yields the protein MSNVRLAIFFTLLLSLVHCTYFTREPRNPPKIDGVPIPDDQRRLYVQNFRNNSYGMGIQTLLTELVRSEIDARGRFIQTREKSIAAYRLYGEVVHYQLVGNLLDQGGQSISREMLVIVRLELQKAGGQKITLEREEIPVRIIFSDQVGFRESENQAQARLLKIMAIRIAEEMERAWYFSIAGKIDP from the coding sequence ATGTCCAATGTCCGACTGGCGATCTTCTTCACGCTCCTTCTCTCGCTCGTTCACTGCACTTATTTTACAAGAGAACCGAGAAATCCGCCTAAGATCGACGGAGTTCCGATTCCGGACGACCAGCGTCGGCTCTATGTCCAAAACTTTCGGAACAATTCCTACGGAATGGGAATTCAAACTCTTTTGACGGAACTTGTTCGATCCGAGATCGACGCGAGGGGCAGATTCATACAGACCCGGGAGAAGTCGATTGCGGCCTACCGTCTTTACGGAGAAGTCGTTCACTATCAGCTTGTCGGAAATCTTTTGGATCAGGGAGGACAATCCATCTCCAGGGAGATGTTGGTCATCGTTCGGCTGGAACTCCAGAAGGCCGGAGGACAAAAAATAACATTGGAAAGGGAAGAAATTCCGGTTAGAATTATCTTCTCCGATCAAGTCGGATTTAGAGAGAGTGAAAATCAGGCTCAGGCCCGACTGTTAAAAATCATGGCGATTCGAATCGCCGAGGAGATGGAAAGAGCTTGGTATTTTTCTATTGCCGGAAAGATCGATCCCTGA
- a CDS encoding lipoprotein LipL71 — MKSTQRKIFSSFIILLAGFLIACGAELPIQELSDAKNSITRAKAAGAEKYAPGELEEARKSLLNAHQKASEEDLAETKKSAEYARAKALDASEKSFPSSVDDARKESTSSIDSADEAFASQLASEPYNAAVQLRKEGDTLRETADRTLESYPRESGDDAKLRTRLAAFDQYEASRQKYADSKKSADESKVLALSQKQQLIDSLADIEKNLNDADKYAEGKDPEVAETKSRLDGAKYKIEEGKIKEGYAEIDDIRKKSGELVAKNIKAYAEKQKELAKQSVATATTKLASFDKNKVNASRDFQVSYQRAEENLKAAEESRVSAEDLYSSEKYEDSIARSEEAIRLSRIVVDQSTELAERMERKTTGDQVAGRDTKTGNDSKNTVKDQTSTDKHSSTKVGEDGLPEGWKRYVVRKKVPADCLWRISKDKRHYGTAKLWRRIYEANRNKIKNPNLIYPKQVLLIPPKKGPTKFHKAEPSKKKKPTAEEVEAIEQNQKPAASEESESGEPDNKKKTEATPPPAADDTATGTEEQPTEEENGEEENPENLQ; from the coding sequence ATGAAATCAACCCAAAGAAAAATATTTTCTTCTTTTATAATCTTACTCGCAGGTTTTCTCATTGCCTGTGGAGCCGAACTTCCCATCCAGGAGTTGAGCGACGCGAAAAACTCCATCACGAGAGCGAAAGCGGCAGGGGCCGAAAAATACGCTCCGGGAGAATTGGAAGAAGCTCGCAAGAGTTTGCTGAATGCACACCAAAAGGCTTCGGAAGAAGATCTCGCGGAAACTAAAAAATCCGCGGAATACGCAAGAGCAAAAGCTCTGGATGCATCCGAGAAATCCTTTCCATCTTCCGTGGATGACGCTCGTAAAGAGTCAACTTCATCAATCGATTCTGCCGACGAAGCGTTCGCTTCTCAACTTGCTTCCGAGCCTTATAATGCTGCAGTTCAACTTCGCAAAGAAGGGGACACACTGCGTGAAACTGCGGATCGCACTCTCGAATCGTATCCAAGAGAATCCGGTGACGATGCAAAACTGAGAACCAGACTGGCCGCTTTCGATCAGTATGAGGCTTCTCGCCAGAAATACGCCGATTCCAAAAAATCCGCGGACGAATCCAAGGTATTAGCGCTTTCTCAAAAACAACAATTGATCGATTCTCTTGCCGATATCGAAAAAAATCTGAACGATGCGGATAAATACGCTGAAGGAAAAGATCCGGAAGTCGCAGAAACGAAAAGTCGTTTAGACGGTGCGAAATATAAAATCGAAGAAGGCAAAATCAAAGAAGGTTACGCTGAGATCGATGATATCCGCAAAAAATCCGGCGAACTCGTCGCAAAGAATATCAAGGCTTACGCAGAAAAACAAAAAGAACTCGCGAAACAAAGCGTAGCAACTGCGACCACAAAACTTGCATCTTTTGATAAGAATAAAGTAAATGCTTCTCGTGATTTCCAAGTTTCTTACCAAAGAGCCGAAGAAAATCTGAAAGCAGCGGAAGAATCCAGAGTGTCCGCGGAAGATTTATATTCTTCCGAAAAATACGAGGATTCGATCGCACGCTCCGAAGAAGCGATCCGTCTTTCCAGAATTGTCGTAGACCAATCCACAGAATTGGCTGAGAGAATGGAAAGAAAAACAACCGGCGATCAGGTTGCGGGCCGCGATACGAAAACAGGAAACGATTCTAAGAACACGGTTAAGGATCAAACCTCGACTGATAAGCATTCTTCTACGAAAGTCGGAGAAGACGGTTTGCCGGAAGGTTGGAAACGTTATGTGGTTCGCAAGAAGGTTCCTGCCGATTGTCTCTGGAGAATTTCCAAAGATAAGAGACATTACGGAACGGCTAAACTTTGGAGAAGAATCTACGAGGCGAATCGCAACAAGATTAAAAATCCAAATTTGATTTATCCGAAACAGGTATTGTTGATTCCTCCTAAAAAAGGACCTACTAAATTTCATAAGGCGGAACCTTCCAAAAAGAAGAAGCCGACTGCGGAAGAAGTAGAAGCGATCGAGCAAAACCAAAAGCCGGCTGCTTCTGAAGAATCAGAATCTGGTGAACCGGATAACAAAAAGAAAACCGAGGCAACTCCTCCACCTGCGGCAGACGATACGGCTACAGGGACGGAAGAACAACCTACTGAGGAAGAAAACGGAGAAGAAGAAAATCCGGAAAATCTACAGTAG